One Paraburkholderia dioscoreae DNA segment encodes these proteins:
- the proB gene encoding glutamate 5-kinase: MRSVIADSRRLVVKVGSSLVTNDGRGLDHAAIGRWAGQIAALRAQGKEVVLVSSGAIAEGMQRLGWTKRPREIDELQAAAAVGQMGLAQVYESRFAEHSIQTAQILLTHADLADRERYLNARSTLLTLLRLGVVPIINENDTVVTDEIKFGDNDTLGALVANLIEGDALVILTDQQGLFTADPRKDPAATLVQQADAGAPELEAMAGGAGSSLGRGGMLTKILAAKRAAHSGANTVIASGREVDVLSRLASGEAIGTQLIARTARIAARKQWMADHLQVRGHVVIDDGAVEKLTEGGKSLLPIGIVGVQGAFARGEVIACLSAAGREVARGLTNYSSAETKLIQRRPSGEIESVLGYMLEPELIHRDNLVLV; the protein is encoded by the coding sequence ATGCGTTCCGTCATCGCAGATTCACGGCGATTGGTAGTGAAAGTGGGTTCGAGCCTCGTCACGAATGACGGGCGCGGCCTCGATCATGCCGCTATCGGCCGGTGGGCCGGACAGATTGCCGCCCTGCGCGCGCAAGGCAAGGAGGTGGTGCTCGTGAGTTCGGGCGCCATTGCCGAAGGGATGCAACGGCTCGGCTGGACCAAGCGGCCGCGCGAGATCGACGAACTGCAAGCGGCTGCGGCCGTCGGTCAAATGGGTCTTGCGCAAGTCTACGAAAGCCGCTTTGCCGAGCATTCCATTCAGACCGCGCAGATTCTGCTGACTCACGCGGACCTGGCCGACCGCGAACGCTATCTGAATGCGCGCTCCACGCTGCTCACGCTTTTGCGCCTGGGCGTGGTGCCGATCATCAACGAGAACGACACGGTCGTCACCGACGAAATTAAATTCGGCGACAACGACACACTGGGCGCGCTCGTCGCGAACCTGATCGAAGGGGACGCGCTTGTCATCCTCACCGATCAGCAAGGGCTCTTTACCGCCGACCCGCGCAAGGATCCGGCCGCCACCCTCGTCCAGCAGGCCGATGCCGGCGCGCCAGAACTGGAAGCAATGGCGGGCGGCGCGGGCTCGAGCCTTGGGCGCGGCGGCATGCTGACCAAGATTCTGGCCGCTAAGCGCGCGGCTCACAGCGGCGCGAATACGGTGATCGCGAGCGGGCGCGAAGTGGACGTGTTGTCGCGGCTTGCATCGGGCGAGGCGATCGGCACGCAGTTGATCGCGCGCACGGCACGGATAGCGGCGCGCAAGCAATGGATGGCGGATCATCTGCAGGTGCGTGGCCATGTCGTGATCGACGACGGCGCAGTCGAAAAGCTCACTGAAGGCGGCAAGAGCCTGCTGCCCATTGGCATCGTCGGTGTTCAGGGCGCGTTTGCGCGCGGTGAGGTGATTGCCTGTCTGAGCGCCGCGGGCCGAGAAGTGGCGCGCGGCCTGACGAACTACAGCAGCGCTGAAACCAAGCTGATCCAACGGCGTCCGAGTGGCGAAATCGAATCGGTGCTCGGCTATATGCTGGAGCCTGAGTTGATTCACCGCGACAACCTGGTGTTGGTCTGA
- the cgtA gene encoding Obg family GTPase CgtA: MKFIDEARIEVIAGDGGDGSASMRREKFVPFGGPDGGDGGRGGSVIAVADRNINTLIDYRYAKKHLARNGENGRGADCYGKGGDDITLRMPVGTTITDMETGELIADLTEHNQSVQIAQGGAGGLGNLHFKSSTNRAPRQKTDGKPGERRMVRLELKVLADVGLLGMPNAGKSTFIASVSNARPKIADYPFTTLAPNLGVVRVGPSRSFVIADIPGLIEGAAEGAGLGHQFLRHLQRTGLLLHIVDLAPFDESVDPVAEAKAIVNELRKYDELLYEKPRWLVLNKLDMVPEDEREARVSAFIEGFGWDGPVFEISALTGQGCENLCYAVFDHIAAHSDAQRAAEAEDLAADVRFRAKPQDPVAADDSSADPQQ; encoded by the coding sequence ATGGCAGCGCGTCGATGCGCCGCGAGAAATTCGTTCCGTTCGGCGGCCCGGATGGCGGGGACGGCGGCCGGGGCGGCAGCGTGATCGCGGTCGCGGACCGCAACATCAATACGCTGATCGATTACCGCTACGCCAAGAAGCACCTGGCGCGCAACGGCGAAAACGGCCGCGGCGCGGACTGCTACGGCAAGGGCGGCGACGACATCACGCTGCGCATGCCGGTGGGCACCACGATCACCGACATGGAGACCGGCGAGCTGATCGCCGATCTGACCGAGCACAACCAGAGCGTGCAGATCGCTCAGGGCGGTGCGGGCGGTCTCGGTAACCTGCATTTCAAATCCAGTACGAACCGCGCGCCTCGTCAGAAGACCGACGGCAAGCCGGGCGAGCGCCGCATGGTGCGCCTCGAGCTGAAGGTGCTAGCGGACGTCGGTCTGCTCGGCATGCCGAACGCGGGCAAGTCGACCTTTATCGCGTCGGTGTCGAACGCAAGGCCGAAGATCGCCGATTACCCGTTCACCACGCTCGCGCCGAATCTCGGCGTGGTGCGTGTCGGGCCGAGCCGCAGCTTCGTGATCGCGGACATTCCCGGACTGATCGAAGGCGCGGCGGAGGGCGCGGGCCTCGGTCACCAGTTCCTGCGCCATCTGCAGCGCACGGGCTTGTTGCTGCATATCGTCGACCTCGCGCCGTTCGACGAATCTGTCGATCCGGTCGCGGAAGCCAAGGCGATCGTCAACGAACTGCGCAAGTACGACGAACTGCTGTATGAAAAGCCGCGCTGGCTCGTGTTGAACAAGCTGGATATGGTGCCGGAAGACGAGCGTGAAGCGCGGGTCTCGGCATTCATCGAAGGCTTCGGCTGGGATGGTCCGGTGTTCGAAATCTCGGCGCTGACCGGCCAGGGCTGTGAAAATCTTTGCTACGCGGTGTTCGATCACATCGCCGCGCATTCGGACGCACAGCGCGCGGCCGAAGCCGAAGATCTCGCCGCCGACGTCCGTTTCCGTGCAAAGCCGCAAGACCCTGTTGCAGCGGACGATTCCAGCGCCGACCCGCAACAATAA